The genomic segment AGCATCGCTTCCCGAGCGTGCATGCGGTTGCGGTTGCCGCGCACGGTGTTGATCTCGCCGTTGTGGGCGACGAACCGGAACGGGTGTGCCAGCGGCCAAGACGGGAAGGTGTTGGTGGAGAAGCGGCTGTGCACGATCGCGATCGCGCTGCGACAGCGTTCGTCTCGCAGATCGGGAAAGTACTGCGGCAGCTGCATTGTGGTGAGCATGCCCTTGTAGGCGATCGTGCGGCTGGACAGCGACGGGAAATAGACACTGCCCTGTTCGGCCCGCTTGCGCAGCGGGTACACCAGGCGGTCGAGGTCGATCCCGCCGGGGCGGGCACCATTTCGCGCGGGCGCGGCGACGAACAGCATCGACATGTGCGGCATACAGCCCAGTGCGGTCGCGCCGACTTCGGCTCCGTCGGGGTCGACCGGAACGGTGCGCCAGCCGAGGACCTCGATGCCCTCCTCGGACGCGATGGCCTCGATGCGTTCGACGGCGGCCCGCCGATCCGCCGGGTCTTGGGGCAGGAAGCAGATACCGGCCGCAAAGGTGTTGCACCCGTTGGGTGTTGGCGCGGGCAGCTCGAAGTCGACAACGTCGGTGAGCAATTCGACCGGCAACTGCAGCAGGATGCCTGCGCCGTCTCCGCTGTTGGGTTCGGCACCCGCGGCGCCGCGGTGTTCGAGGTGCTCCAGCGCGGTCAGTCCGTCAGCGACGATCTGGTGCGACCGCCGGCCCTTGATGTCGGCCACCATCGCCACACCGCACGAGTCGGACTCGTGTTGTGGGTCGTAGAGACCCTGCGCTTCGGGAAGTGCTGAGAACAGCATTCCACGCTCCTCCGCGGTCGGTCATGCGGCGGGAAGGTGGTGTGCGCGTTGCGCAGGATGTGTGGCCTTGCCGCAGTCTGACGTGTGATGTCTCAGGACTGCACCGGCCCGATGAATTTCGGGCTCCAGTGTATCAGCGCGGTTACAGCGCTACTGCCCAATTAATGTGGGCACCAGCGGAAAGCCGGGCAGGTTCCGGATCACTGTCCAGCTGAGGGCCGCGACCGCGACCATCACGATCGCCGACGGCGGAAAGGCCCGTTCCCCTCGCCGGATCCGCCAGATGGCCCAGATCGCCAGCAGGGGTAGGCCGACCAGGAGGAAGACATTGTCGACGACGGCCGCGCCAACGTCGCCGTG from the Mycolicibacterium crocinum genome contains:
- a CDS encoding DUF2752 domain-containing protein, yielding MDNVHHRRTTRLYTGIGTGALAVGALAYVGFADPHRPGSLFPPCPFRLLTGWNCPACGGLRMTHDLLHGDVGAAVVDNVFLLVGLPLLAIWAIWRIRRGERAFPPSAIVMVAVAALSWTVIRNLPGFPLVPTLIGQ